The following coding sequences are from one Salinicoccus sp. Bachu38 window:
- a CDS encoding xanthine phosphoribosyltransferase, with amino-acid sequence MKLLKEKILNEGVALSDTVLKVDHFLNHQIDPVLMMEIGKAFKERFASEKITKILTLESSGIAPSVMAGLEFGVPVVFARKRKSLTLSEGLLTADVHSYTKQETNTIAVADKFLSSQDSVLIIDDFLANGEAAHALVDIVRQADADTAGIGIVIEKSFQPGGEKLRSAGHRVESLARISSLSDGEIEFLSEVKA; translated from the coding sequence ATGAAGTTGCTCAAGGAGAAAATTTTAAATGAAGGTGTGGCACTTTCAGACACGGTGCTCAAAGTCGATCACTTTCTAAACCATCAGATCGACCCGGTGCTGATGATGGAAATCGGCAAGGCATTCAAAGAAAGGTTTGCATCTGAAAAGATAACGAAGATACTGACGCTCGAATCCTCGGGCATCGCACCTTCCGTAATGGCAGGTCTTGAATTCGGCGTGCCGGTCGTATTCGCAAGAAAACGGAAGTCCCTGACACTGAGCGAGGGTCTGCTTACTGCAGACGTCCATTCCTATACGAAACAGGAGACGAATACCATCGCAGTCGCCGACAAGTTCCTGTCCAGCCAGGATTCCGTACTGATCATCGACGATTTCCTGGCCAATGGTGAAGCCGCACACGCACTTGTCGACATCGTCCGCCAGGCGGACGCCGACACTGCCGGAATCGGGATCGTCATCGAGAAGTCCTTCCAGCCAGGCGGGGAAAAATTGCGCAGTGCTGGACACCGTGTGGAGTCCCTGGCGCGCATCTCTTCCCTGTCAGATGGAGAAATCGAATTCCTGTCGGAGGTGAAAGCGTAA
- a CDS encoding CueP family metal-binding protein, with protein MKRLLLPFILLSIMLAGCGSEDTTGDVKALVDEYSANKEAEAASITGSALIIGENQEERHDLPEDEFFVSIAPFINYTHPCEFHSLTGCEGELASKEMDVRITDEAGNVHVDETMTTLENGFLDFWLPRDREYEITITHDGLSTEGTFSTFEDDPTCLTDLRLE; from the coding sequence ATGAAAAGACTGCTGCTGCCTTTCATACTTCTAAGCATCATGCTCGCCGGGTGCGGATCAGAGGATACGACCGGTGACGTCAAAGCGCTGGTGGACGAATACAGTGCCAATAAGGAAGCGGAAGCCGCTTCCATCACTGGGTCGGCGCTCATCATCGGTGAAAACCAGGAAGAAAGACATGACTTGCCGGAGGATGAATTCTTCGTCTCCATTGCACCCTTCATCAACTATACCCATCCTTGTGAGTTCCATAGCCTGACCGGCTGTGAAGGTGAACTTGCCTCAAAGGAGATGGATGTCCGCATCACTGACGAAGCAGGCAATGTCCATGTCGACGAAACGATGACGACACTTGAAAACGGGTTCCTCGATTTCTGGCTTCCGCGTGACAGGGAATATGAAATCACCATTACCCATGACGGCCTTTCGACTGAAGGGACATTCTCCACGTTTGAGGATGATCCCACATGCCTGACCGATTTACGCCTGGAATAG
- a CDS encoding class I SAM-dependent methyltransferase, whose protein sequence is MGREFLDIFTGWAKDYDTFTTGSDDQYKEVFRGYDGILQTIADCSGSHVIEFGIGTGNLTKKLLAAGRTVYPIEPSEEMRYLVAAKLPENIEIIDGDMQDFPLPPFKVDTIISSYVFHHLKREEKAEVLTHYFDLLEDGGKVLFADTMFMDHAFYEEKVAEAARNHFYGLKADLEREYYPMIPDLYHQFNDAGFSVSLMQMNTFVWIIEGVKEAWQPPKR, encoded by the coding sequence ATGGGCAGGGAATTCCTCGACATTTTCACTGGCTGGGCCAAGGACTACGATACTTTTACAACCGGCAGTGACGACCAGTATAAGGAAGTGTTCAGAGGGTATGATGGCATACTCCAGACGATCGCTGACTGCAGTGGCAGCCATGTCATCGAATTCGGCATCGGTACAGGGAATCTGACGAAGAAGCTTCTGGCCGCCGGCAGGACGGTCTACCCCATCGAACCTTCGGAAGAAATGCGTTATCTGGTAGCTGCCAAACTCCCGGAAAATATCGAAATCATCGATGGTGATATGCAGGATTTCCCATTACCGCCGTTCAAGGTGGATACCATCATCAGCTCCTATGTCTTCCATCATCTGAAGCGCGAAGAAAAGGCGGAAGTCCTCACTCACTATTTCGACCTTCTGGAGGACGGCGGAAAGGTCCTTTTTGCAGATACTATGTTCATGGACCACGCCTTCTATGAAGAAAAGGTCGCTGAAGCCGCCCGAAATCATTTTTATGGTCTTAAAGCGGATCTGGAGCGGGAATACTATCCAATGATTCCTGATCTATATCATCAGTTCAATGACGCCGGCTTCTCAGTCTCGCTCATGCAGATGAACACTTTTGTATGGATCATTGAAGGCGTCAAAGAAGCATGGCAGCCACCGAAAAGATGA
- a CDS encoding bifunctional cystathionine gamma-lyase/homocysteine desulfhydrase, whose translation MKAKTAFIHGGISRDEATGAVSVPIYQTSTYKQDKVGVDKGFEYSRSGNPTRLAVEELIKDIEGGVKGFAFASGSAGTHTIFSLFSQGDHIIVGDDVYGGTYRLINSVLKRLGLTFTVVDTSNPDEIGPAIIPETKAIFLESPTNPLLKITDIGAVAEFAREHSLLTIVDNTFATPYHQRPLELGADIVLHSASKYLGGHSDLVAGLVTTNDLEIAEQIGYLQNAIGGILGPQDSWILQRGIKTLGIRMDAHEENAHAVVDYLVNHDAVDKVYYPGLQSHPGHEVAKRQAGGFGGMVAFELKDGLSATAFVEKLGLITLAESLGAVESLVEIPAVMTHGSIPKADREKAGIKDELVRLSVGLEDAEDLIDDLEQALAHVSVRVEG comes from the coding sequence ATGAAAGCAAAAACAGCATTTATCCATGGCGGTATCAGCAGGGACGAAGCGACGGGCGCAGTCAGCGTTCCGATCTATCAGACATCCACATACAAGCAGGATAAGGTGGGCGTCGACAAAGGCTTTGAATATTCCCGCAGCGGAAACCCGACACGGCTCGCAGTCGAGGAGCTGATCAAGGACATCGAAGGTGGCGTGAAAGGATTCGCCTTCGCTTCCGGCTCTGCAGGCACACATACAATCTTCTCCCTCTTCTCACAGGGTGACCATATCATCGTCGGTGATGATGTATACGGCGGTACATACCGTCTGATCAATTCGGTACTGAAGCGTCTTGGACTGACTTTCACCGTAGTGGATACAAGCAATCCGGATGAAATCGGCCCGGCCATAATTCCGGAAACAAAGGCGATTTTCCTGGAATCGCCGACAAATCCGCTGCTCAAGATTACGGATATCGGGGCAGTCGCTGAATTCGCCAGGGAACACTCCCTCCTGACCATCGTCGATAATACATTCGCTACCCCCTATCACCAGCGTCCGCTTGAACTCGGTGCCGACATCGTCCTCCACAGTGCATCCAAATATCTGGGTGGCCACAGTGATCTCGTAGCTGGTCTGGTCACGACGAACGACTTGGAGATTGCGGAGCAGATCGGCTATCTACAGAATGCGATCGGCGGCATCCTCGGGCCGCAGGACAGCTGGATCCTTCAGCGCGGCATCAAGACACTGGGCATCCGTATGGATGCGCATGAAGAGAATGCCCATGCGGTCGTCGACTACCTCGTGAATCATGATGCCGTAGATAAAGTGTATTACCCGGGCCTCCAGAGCCATCCGGGACATGAAGTCGCCAAACGGCAGGCAGGCGGCTTTGGCGGCATGGTCGCTTTTGAGCTGAAGGATGGCCTGTCTGCCACAGCCTTTGTCGAGAAGCTCGGCCTCATCACCCTGGCGGAAAGTCTCGGGGCAGTCGAAAGCCTCGTTGAAATCCCTGCTGTGATGACCCATGGCTCCATCCCGAAGGCCGATCGGGAAAAAGCGGGCATCAAGGATGAACTCGTACGCCTCTCCGTCGGCCTTGAGGATGCGGAAGACCTGATCGATGATCTGGAACAGGCACTCGCCCATGTTTCCGTACGTGTGGAGGGATAG
- a CDS encoding PLP-dependent cysteine synthase family protein: MAIRKMTDLVGSTPLVEVEGIPVPHGSRILAKLEMWNPGGSVKDRLGIRLLEDAFERGLIDEATTIIEPTAGNTGIGLVLAAKKFGLQTIFTIPEKFSIEKQVLIEALGGKIVHTPTGDGMKGAIEEARALQRRIPNSYVPLQFENPINPSTYYETMGPEIIQDLEGGRIASFVAGAGSGGTFIGTSAYLKEQDDRIRTAVVEPEGSVLGGGPAHDHETEGIGMDAMPAFMNAGQFDSVYTISDGKAFHYVDELAKKSGLLVGSSSGAAFAACIEEAAILPPGSTIVTIFPDSSERYLSKNIYQKENQKI; encoded by the coding sequence ATGGCAATCAGAAAAATGACGGATCTCGTCGGAAGCACACCGCTTGTCGAAGTGGAAGGCATACCCGTTCCCCACGGCAGCCGGATACTTGCAAAGCTGGAAATGTGGAACCCCGGAGGGAGTGTGAAGGACCGCCTGGGCATCAGATTACTGGAGGATGCTTTTGAAAGGGGGCTGATCGATGAAGCGACGACCATCATCGAACCCACTGCCGGAAACACGGGCATCGGGCTTGTGCTTGCTGCAAAGAAGTTTGGTCTACAGACCATCTTCACCATTCCCGAAAAGTTCAGCATCGAAAAACAGGTGCTGATCGAAGCGTTGGGCGGAAAAATTGTTCATACGCCTACCGGAGATGGAATGAAGGGGGCCATCGAAGAAGCCCGGGCACTGCAGCGGAGGATTCCGAACAGCTATGTCCCCCTGCAGTTTGAAAATCCAATCAATCCCTCGACCTACTACGAAACAATGGGACCTGAAATCATACAGGATCTTGAGGGTGGCAGGATTGCATCATTTGTCGCTGGGGCCGGCAGCGGCGGCACCTTCATCGGAACTTCCGCCTACCTGAAGGAACAGGATGACCGGATCCGCACGGCTGTCGTGGAACCGGAAGGATCCGTCCTTGGCGGCGGTCCGGCGCATGACCATGAAACGGAAGGCATCGGCATGGACGCCATGCCCGCCTTCATGAACGCGGGCCAGTTCGATTCGGTCTATACCATTTCGGATGGGAAGGCATTCCACTATGTAGATGAACTGGCGAAGAAATCCGGCCTTCTGGTGGGCAGTTCCAGCGGCGCAGCGTTTGCTGCCTGCATCGAAGAGGCCGCAATATTGCCGCCCGGAAGCACAATCGTCACCATTTTTCCTGACAGCAGCGAACGCTATTTGAGCAAAAATATATATCAGAAGGAGAATCAGAAAATATGA
- a CDS encoding 2-dehydropantoate 2-reductase N-terminal domain-containing protein, translated as MKIAVIGIGAVGSVIAREMKMLPHDITLFGRSRKEGFTIQEDGERRHYPYTIEDISAYEGDAFDIIFIATKATALKSISGIIPAMAHRDTEVILCENGMGFDEYFDAPVPAVVYISGQKHEDRIEHFQDARLLIADRTYAYIDRLITDLEDTTGVELEIGKTDEFRRIRYEKLLINLGINSLTALSGNTAKIYDLEAVTALTRGLLEEGLSIINQDEEIIDRAFVDKALSVYQDYNREMGTSMYYDVMSGVPTEYTFIQKYLQQQKGQIRTPILDIVVTLLEAYQYER; from the coding sequence CAGTGTCATTGCACGTGAAATGAAAATGCTGCCGCATGATATTACACTCTTTGGCAGATCACGAAAGGAAGGCTTCACCATACAGGAAGACGGTGAACGCCGGCATTACCCCTACACCATCGAGGACATCTCAGCATATGAAGGGGACGCCTTCGACATCATCTTCATCGCCACGAAAGCCACAGCGCTCAAGTCCATAAGCGGAATCATCCCTGCAATGGCCCACCGGGATACTGAAGTCATCCTTTGTGAAAATGGCATGGGATTCGACGAATATTTTGATGCACCGGTGCCCGCAGTCGTCTATATCAGCGGCCAGAAGCATGAGGACCGGATCGAGCACTTCCAGGATGCACGCCTGCTCATCGCGGACAGGACCTATGCGTATATCGACCGCCTCATCACGGACCTTGAAGATACCACCGGCGTCGAACTCGAAATCGGGAAGACCGATGAATTCCGGCGCATCCGCTATGAGAAGCTGCTGATCAACCTCGGCATCAACTCCCTCACCGCCCTGTCCGGGAACACCGCAAAGATATACGATCTGGAGGCCGTCACTGCGCTGACGCGCGGTCTCCTTGAGGAAGGCCTCAGCATCATCAACCAGGACGAGGAAATCATCGATCGCGCGTTCGTCGACAAGGCGCTCTCGGTGTACCAGGACTACAACCGGGAGATGGGCACAAGCATGTACTACGACGTCATGTCAGGTGTGCCGACGGAATACACGTTCATCCAGAAATATCTCCAGCAGCAAAAAGGGCAGATCCGTACGCCCATCCTCGATATCGTCGTCACCCTGCTTGAGGCTTACCAGTACGAAAGATAG